One window of the Ictidomys tridecemlineatus isolate mIctTri1 chromosome 11, mIctTri1.hap1, whole genome shotgun sequence genome contains the following:
- the Runx3 gene encoding runt-related transcription factor 3, translated as MASNSIFDSFPTYSPTFVRDPSTSRRFTPPSTAFPCGGGGGGKMGENSGALSAQAAVGPGGRARPEVRSMVDVLADHAGELVRTDSPNFLCSVLPSHWRCNKTLPVAFKVVALGDVPDGTVVTVMAGNDENYSAELRNASAVMKNQVARFNDLRFVGRSGRGKSFTLTITVFTNPTQVATYHRAIKVTVDGPREPRRHRQKIEDQTKAFPDRFGDLERLRMRVTPSTPSPRGSLTTTTHFGSQGQTPIQGTSELTPFSDPRQFDRSFSALPPLSESRFPDPRMHYPGAMSAAFPYSAAPSGSSLGGLGVAGMPAASRFHHTYLPPPYPGAPQSQSGPFPANAAPYHLYYGASSGSYQFSMVAGERSPTRMLASCPSGAAPAGNLMNPSLGGQGDGVEADGSHSNSPTALSTPGRMDEAVWRPY; from the exons ACCCGAGCACCAGCCGCCGCTTCACACCTCCCTCCACGGCCTTCCcctgcggcggcggcggcggcggcaagATGGGCGAGAACAGCGGCGCGCTGAGCGCGCAGGCGGCCGTGGGGCCCGGCGGGCGCGCCCGGCCCGAAGTGCGCTCGATGGTGGACGTGCTGGCGGACCACGCGGGAGAGCTCGTGCGCACCGACAGCCCCAACTTCCTCTGCTCCGTCCTGCCCTCTCACTGGCGCTGCAACAAGACGCTGCCGGTCGCCTTCAAG GTGGTGGCACTGGGCGATGTGCCGGACGGAACCGTGGTGACCGTGATGGCCGGCAACGACGAGAACTACTCTGCTGAGCTTCGCAATGCCTCGGCCGTCATGAAGAACCAGGTGGCCAGGTTCAACGACCTCCGCTTTGTGGGCCGCAGTGGACGAG GAAAGAGTTTCACCCTGACCATCACTGTGTTCACCAACCCCACCCAAGTGGCCACCTACCACCGAGCCATCAAGGTCACCGTGGATGGACCCCGGGAGCCCAGAC GGCACCGGCAGAAGATAGAAGACCAGACCAAGGCGTTCCCTGACCGCTTCGGGGACCTGGAGCGGCTGCGCATGCGGGTGACGCCGAGCACACCCAGCCCCCGAGGCTCACTCACCACCACAACCCACTTCGGCAGCCAAGGCCAGACCCCCATCCAAG GCACCTCGGAGCTGACCCCCTTCTCCGACCCGCGCCAGTTCGACCGCTCCTTCTCGGCGCTGCCGCCGCTCTCGGAGAGCCGCTTCCCCGACCCCCGGATGCACTACCCCGGGGCCATGTCGGCCGCCTTCCCCTACAGCGCCGCGCCCTCGGGCTCCAGCCTGGGCGGCCTCGGCGTGGCGGGCATGCCGGCCGCCAGCCGCTTCCACCACACCTACCTCCCGCCGCCCTACCCCGGGGCGCCGCAGAGCCAGAGCGGCCCCTTCCCGGCCAACGCGGCGCCCTACCACCTCTACTACGGCGCCTCCTCCGGCTCCTACCAGTTCTCCATGGTGGCGGGCGAGCGCTCGCCCACGCGCATGCTGGCCTCCTGCCCCAGCGGCGCCGCGCCCGCCGGCAACCTCATGAACCCCAGCCTGGGCGGCCAGGGCGACGGCGTGGAGGCCGACGGCAGCCACAGCAACTCGCCCACCGCCCTCAGCACGCCGGGCCGCATGGACGAGGCCGTGTGGCGGCCCTACTGA